A window of Desulfuribacillus stibiiarsenatis genomic DNA:
ATTCACTCTGTCGAAGAACGGTATCCCTACAGTAACACGTGTGCCCTGAATCGCTTCTGAAACGATTGGGAAAATAGTACCCCAGAACACAGCAAATGCTGCCCCTACTAATAATAAGTTGTTCAATAAGAAACTACTTTCTTTTGATAGTAGTGACTTAAATTGGCCACCTTCACTAAGTGTTTGTAAATTGTTGATTACGAAGTAAATTGAAATCGCCATCATAAATACTAGGAATACTAGGAAGTATGAACCAATATTCGAATCGGCAAAAGCATGTACAGAAGTTAAAACCCCACTTCGTACTAAAAATGTTCCAAATAAGGTTAAACCATAAGTAAGTATAATTAATGACATGTTCCATATTTTCAACATGTTTTTACGTTCTTGAATCATAATTGAATGCAAGAAAGCTGTACCAGTTAACCAAGGCATGAAAGATGCATTTTCAACTGGGTCCCATGCCCAATAACCACCCCAACCTAACTCAACGTATGCCCATTGAGCACCATAAAGGTTTCCAAGAGTTAGAAACAACCAAGCGATAACCGTCCAACGTCTAGTCATCTTAATCCAGAAGTCGTCAACTGCTTTCGTAATTAATGCTGCCATTGCAAAAGCAAATGGAACAACGAATCCAACATATCCAATATATAAAGTTAATGGATGGAATACCATACCAGGATGTTGCAGCATAGGGTTTAATCCAGACCCTTCCGTAACTGTTGGATCAGGATTTAATGCAAATGGGTTTGCTGTAAAACATAGAACGAAGAAGAAAAAGATTTGATTTAACAAGAACATAATCCCAACATAAGGAAGTAGTTTACTGTTCTTTAATTTCGGAGAAAAAATGATGAAAAAAGTAAATAGTGATAATACCCATCCCCATAACATGAGAGAACCAGCGTTGCCAGCCCAGAAGGCCGATAACTTATACATCATAGGTAAATCTGTACTTGTATACTTATAAACACTCAGTACTCGGAAATCACTAGTTGCCAATACATAAAACAGTATAGATGCAGCGACCGTACTTAAAAGAGCAATAGATTTTATTGCTCCTTTCGCACTATTAATAAGCTTGTAATCTTCGTTTTTAACTCCGTATAAAAATGCTCCAAAACCATAGATTGCTAACGCTAAAGAAATCAGAATTGCAATATAACCAAGCTGTGCGATCATTGAATAGTGCCTCCTATTATAACTAAAATAACCAATGCTACTATGTCTTTAAAATCTTAGTAATCCTTTTGCACACCATCAGGGTGGCCGCCTTCGTATTTAGAAGGGCATCTTGTCTTTAAACGGTCTGCTACGAAAACCTGCTGATCCGTATCATATTTACCTTCTAAAATAACGATTACGTCACCTTCAAAGTTGTCAGGTCGGATACCTTTGTGTAATACATTCATTACAGACCCTTCATGAGATACTGCAAATCGTAGTTCGATAGCTTTAGAATCCCAAGTAACCGAATCTTGCACTAAATCTCCTGTAGCTAAAATGTATTTGCCGTCAAACTTCTCTGGTGTAGCAACGATTTCACTGATACTTACCTCAACACCAGTAGCACCAGGTGTAGCAAATAATAACAACGAAAATACTGCAGTGATAATAATAAACGAGCCAATTAATACTTTTTTATTCATCAGCATATCCCTCCATTAGTTATGTTAAACGTTTTTTTATTCTTCTTCTAATAGTGACCGATAAGTTTCTTCGTTAATTTTGCCTTGTAATAATAGTGATCGTAATTCTCTTCTACGGGATTGTTGTTCATCTAGAAGTTGATCAAATTCAATTTCCTTCCCATCGTCAACAATCATATGCCTATTATGCTTATTGCTAGATGATATCGTTATCACTGAGTAGCCAATAATGATCAGAATTAGCGTAAATATGATTAAGCCAATAAAGTCAGGATGAATTGGCATCTTCCAAAACTCATAATCGAATCTATCATTACTTACGTTAGTCGGCAAATTGTTATGCTTCTGGTATTGAACATTTAAATTGACCGGCTTTGTTTTGCTAGTATCATTAAAAATGAACGAATATACTTCAACATTCTGATTGATCGTAAAATGTCGGATATATTCTGGGTGTAAATGATGATTCGTTGATGAGTTCGGCATATGAACATCAATGTAAACAATAGGAATGGTCTTATCTGTGTGAAATTGGAATGTAAAATCCTTCAATCCATTCTCTCGAAATTCAATTGGGTTATAAAAATATTCAATCATAAACGAGTATTTCTCGTTAATACCAATTGGTGCTGAAGGCTTCCATTTTAGATGCTGATCAACAATTTCATTGGGCTTATATACAATTCCTCGGTCTGTTTCACAAACCATACTTAGCTGAAACAATGGTTGATTGGTCGGTATCGGCATATAAATGTAGTCTTCATACACAGTGTCCGTACGGTTCACAAATTCCCCATAATAACTTATAAGAACGCTTGGCATACCAGAATCCCAGGTTTTCGGTGTTTCGAATTCTGGTAATACTTGAACAAATAGTTCATCTAAAGACAATGCATTATGGTATGGTGATTTTCCTTCAGGTAGTTGAAAGGCTGTCGTAGACATTGGATAAAGGATCAAAAGTGTCGTGAGTAAGCACATTGTAATCTTGTGCCTCATAAGCGCCTGCGGCAAAATAATCACCTTCTCCTAAGTAACATCTAAATATATACAGTTTCATCTCAATCTATATTAATGTACTATATATTCTATAGGTTATACGCCAAATGTGAAAAACTTGTGAAGATTTCCAAAGTGTCACAAAGGTGACACAACTTTGTGAAAATACAGTGGCAAATCCGTGTCAAAAAAATAGAACATATGAATTTGCAGAAATCATATGTTCTAAAAATGTTTTATTCGTTTGGAATTTTATGCGTAATTTATATCTTCTTATCATGGTATAGAACTTCTAAATTCCCTTCATTAGGGCAAAAAATCAGTCCATGAACTAGTATATCTTTAGGAATTAAAGGGTTTTCCTTAATCTGCTTTACAACCTTTAAAACATTACCCGCAGGATCGTGGTATGCATCGACCCAAAGATCCAACTCATCTTCAATCCTTCGAATAGCTTCAATGGCAATGCCTCTTTCTAGCATTTTCTCCTTTAAAATTTCTGATGAAGTACTTGCCATGCCACAATCGTGATGTCCGATGACAATCACTTCTTGGACTCCAAGTTCAAATATGGAAATCAACAGACTTCTTATCGTCTCGCCAAAATCTCCAGCTATAATATTGCCTGCATTCTTAATAATCTTAGCTTCGCCCCTACGTATACCTGTAGCTTGCTCTAAAAACTCAACTAAGCGAGTATCCATACAAGTTAAAATCGCGAGGTTTTCACTAGGTTTCTTTGATACATGAAATGATTCTAGAACTGTTCCACATTTGAGTTGATCTTTATTTACAAATTGTTGATTATGATTCATGATTTTCGTTAGTGTCGTCAAATAATCACCCACCTAAGCGAATATGTGATGCTGCACTGCATATTTTATAATTTCCTGTTTGGCATTATCTAAGTCGTTCGCGTCTATTTCATAGAAGCCACCTGGATATTGATTGCTTTTAAAAATGTATCTAGGGTCATAATATTCTATCATTAAAGCTTGTACTACAGTTTTTATATCTTTTTTTATTATGGCATCTTGTATACATTCCACAGTGCCCA
This region includes:
- a CDS encoding cytochrome c maturation protein CcmE, which encodes MNKKVLIGSFIIITAVFSLLLFATPGATGVEVSISEIVATPEKFDGKYILATGDLVQDSVTWDSKAIELRFAVSHEGSVMNVLHKGIRPDNFEGDVIVILEGKYDTDQQVFVADRLKTRCPSKYEGGHPDGVQKDY
- a CDS encoding heme lyase CcmF/NrfE family subunit, producing the protein MIAQLGYIAILISLALAIYGFGAFLYGVKNEDYKLINSAKGAIKSIALLSTVAASILFYVLATSDFRVLSVYKYTSTDLPMMYKLSAFWAGNAGSLMLWGWVLSLFTFFIIFSPKLKNSKLLPYVGIMFLLNQIFFFFVLCFTANPFALNPDPTVTEGSGLNPMLQHPGMVFHPLTLYIGYVGFVVPFAFAMAALITKAVDDFWIKMTRRWTVIAWLFLTLGNLYGAQWAYVELGWGGYWAWDPVENASFMPWLTGTAFLHSIMIQERKNMLKIWNMSLIILTYGLTLFGTFLVRSGVLTSVHAFADSNIGSYFLVFLVFMMAISIYFVINNLQTLSEGGQFKSLLSKESSFLLNNLLLVGAAFAVFWGTIFPIVSEAIQGTRVTVGIPFFDRVNGPILLTMLLVMGICPLIAWQKSTIKNLVDNFLIPALLGVTVGAALFAYGIRNPWAIISYAVITFVLIIHIIEFYRGTRARMKMTRENVFTAFYRLITRSRRRYGGYIIHIGIILMAVGIVASNMYDTEELKTLAFGESLTIKDYVLTYESLEQVQEGVNDIVYADLRVEKGGSYLMQLQPEKIFYPTWHQPRTEVALHSTLIEDLYVVLSGWENDGTATFKVKVNPLVAWIWYGGYIVVLGTILAVWPGRYGNYVPRYRD
- a CDS encoding beta-class carbonic anhydrase, which gives rise to MTTLTKIMNHNQQFVNKDQLKCGTVLESFHVSKKPSENLAILTCMDTRLVEFLEQATGIRRGEAKIIKNAGNIIAGDFGETIRSLLISIFELGVQEVIVIGHHDCGMASTSSEILKEKMLERGIAIEAIRRIEDELDLWVDAYHDPAGNVLKVVKQIKENPLIPKDILVHGLIFCPNEGNLEVLYHDKKI